Proteins from one Chlorogloeopsis sp. ULAP01 genomic window:
- a CDS encoding SpoIIE family protein phosphatase, translating into MTETDVAKLKLMVVDDEPDNLELLYRTFRRDFQVYKASNALSAFEILNQEGEMAIIISDQRMPNMNGTEFLRLTVERFPDTIRILLTGFTDVEDLVDAINSGQVFKYITKPWKPEQLRIIVQQAVDTYRVVKKRTQELSRALRRESLFNAVTTAIQESLDYSSMLQKIVAIIGQTFETSYCLLRPIENNCLTSAEFSYLSSKTPLCNSLSSNHLIEKVLESHHYQQNQSTHEHGLCYQLAVPLTYQQHLLAVIALFEWERDRPWQDEDIELVAGVAEQAALALSQAKLYQRLQEKQEQIRAELEVARQIQNNLLRQSLPEIQGAKVQACCYPAREVGGDFFEVFVHPQGDLWIAVGDVSGKGVPAALFMASVISVLRRELSQQTPAMPNAVMENLNHALAEDLISNNYFITLFLARYTPVTRELVYANAGHIYPLLWSRKTLTQNPNYLKIRGIPLGILPKWQAGFGQLFLTSGETLLLTSDGITEATVLKNINSLEQLNNGIKPSQRSMLNLEGLWQLLQQETQPLSLNSLLARIQADNHIQEDDQTILSLEVL; encoded by the coding sequence ATGACCGAGACAGATGTAGCAAAACTTAAACTTATGGTGGTAGATGACGAGCCGGATAACTTAGAGTTGCTCTACCGCACTTTTAGACGAGATTTTCAAGTATATAAAGCAAGTAATGCTCTGAGTGCTTTTGAAATTCTAAATCAAGAAGGCGAAATGGCCATAATCATCTCTGACCAAAGAATGCCAAACATGAATGGTACAGAGTTTTTGAGGCTGACAGTGGAGCGCTTTCCTGATACGATTCGCATTTTACTAACGGGATTTACCGATGTTGAAGATTTGGTAGATGCGATTAATTCTGGTCAAGTTTTCAAATATATCACCAAACCTTGGAAACCAGAGCAGTTACGGATAATTGTTCAGCAAGCAGTAGATACATATCGCGTAGTCAAAAAACGCACTCAAGAGTTAAGTCGTGCTTTGCGGCGAGAATCTTTATTTAATGCAGTGACAACAGCAATTCAAGAGTCATTAGACTACTCCAGTATGCTGCAAAAGATTGTTGCTATCATTGGCCAAACTTTTGAAACTAGCTATTGTTTACTTAGGCCAATAGAAAATAATTGTCTGACATCTGCTGAGTTTTCTTATCTTAGTTCCAAAACTCCTTTATGTAACTCGCTCAGTTCTAATCATTTAATTGAAAAAGTTCTAGAAAGCCATCATTACCAACAAAATCAATCTACTCATGAACATGGGCTTTGTTACCAGCTAGCAGTACCACTTACTTACCAGCAACATCTACTTGCAGTGATTGCTCTGTTTGAGTGGGAACGCGATCGCCCTTGGCAAGATGAAGATATTGAGCTTGTAGCAGGAGTTGCCGAACAAGCAGCTTTAGCTCTGTCTCAAGCCAAACTCTACCAGAGGCTTCAGGAAAAACAAGAACAGATTCGGGCAGAGTTGGAGGTTGCTCGTCAAATTCAAAACAACCTGCTGCGTCAAAGTTTACCTGAGATTCAAGGTGCAAAGGTACAAGCTTGTTGTTATCCCGCTCGTGAAGTGGGAGGAGATTTTTTTGAAGTATTTGTTCACCCCCAAGGTGATTTGTGGATAGCAGTGGGTGATGTTTCTGGTAAAGGTGTGCCAGCTGCTTTATTTATGGCGAGTGTCATTTCGGTATTGCGCCGCGAATTATCTCAACAAACGCCAGCAATGCCGAATGCAGTGATGGAAAATCTCAACCATGCCCTAGCTGAAGATTTAATTAGTAACAATTATTTTATTACCCTCTTCCTAGCTCGATATACTCCTGTCACTAGGGAATTAGTTTATGCAAATGCTGGGCATATATACCCTCTACTATGGTCTCGCAAAACCTTAACCCAAAACCCTAATTACCTCAAGATTCGTGGTATTCCTTTGGGAATTTTACCTAAGTGGCAAGCAGGCTTCGGGCAATTGTTTCTCACTTCTGGAGAAACTCTATTACTAACCAGTGATGGTATTACTGAAGCAACTGTTCTCAAAAATATAAATTCATTAGAACAATTAAACAATGGTATCAAGCCAAGTCAACGCTCGATGCTGAATCTAGAGGGGCTTTGGC
- a CDS encoding response regulator transcription factor, translating to MSKIRVALIEDHDLTRVGIRTALQQKDEIEVVGEAANAADGLRLLKMLQPDIAIIDIGLPDKDGIELTREVKSFLTGEESSTKVLILTLRDNKEAVLAAFAAGADSYCMKDIKFDNLLEAVRVTYNGNAWIDPAIARIVLQQARQNQHKPEVLATDSKTTTTTAPSSEAVENNEEMIDPYTLTERELEVLQLIVEGCSNAVIAERLYITVGTVKTHVRNILNKLCADDRTQAAVRALRSGLVG from the coding sequence ATGAGCAAAATTCGTGTGGCACTAATTGAAGACCATGACCTTACTCGTGTAGGTATTAGAACAGCACTACAGCAAAAGGATGAAATTGAAGTTGTAGGAGAAGCTGCCAACGCTGCGGATGGGCTTAGGTTGTTAAAAATGTTACAACCTGACATTGCAATTATAGATATTGGTTTACCAGATAAAGATGGTATAGAACTGACGCGAGAGGTAAAATCTTTCCTGACAGGGGAAGAATCATCAACGAAGGTTTTGATTTTGACGCTACGAGATAATAAAGAGGCAGTACTAGCAGCTTTTGCTGCCGGTGCAGATTCTTACTGCATGAAAGATATCAAGTTTGATAATTTGCTGGAAGCTGTGCGCGTAACTTACAACGGTAATGCCTGGATCGATCCAGCGATCGCTCGCATTGTTTTGCAACAGGCTCGACAAAATCAACACAAGCCAGAAGTATTAGCAACAGATTCTAAAACCACAACAACGACTGCTCCAAGTTCGGAAGCAGTAGAAAATAATGAAGAGATGATCGATCCCTATACTCTTACAGAAAGGGAATTAGAAGTATTGCAATTGATTGTTGAAGGTTGCAGCAACGCTGTAATTGCGGAAAGGCTTTACATCACAGTTGGCACAGTCAAAACTCATGTTCGTAATATTTTAAACAAGCTATGTGCCGATGATCGTACTCAAGCAGCAGTCCGGGCATTGCGCTCTGGATTAGTTGGATAG
- a CDS encoding WecB/TagA/CpsF family glycosyltransferase → MSKPPKVFSVLGLPVHVMTDYPGWLLERLQKGMGTHVVTLNAEMTMQAEQNPSLAQAIKNAELVIPDGAGVVLFLQWLRRQQVQRTPGIELAETLLREIGKQRTDAKVFFYGGAPGVAAKAAEYWQAQIPSLFVAGTHSGFHSQVEVEQLRQTLFQIQPQVIFVGLGVPRQELWIAENRHLCPQAIWVGVGGSFDIWSGTKNRAPAWLGNNHLEWLYRLYKEPWRWRRMLALPKFALKSLVYGLTAKEVIS, encoded by the coding sequence ATGTCTAAACCGCCTAAAGTATTTTCAGTGTTAGGGCTACCAGTTCATGTCATGACTGATTATCCAGGCTGGCTGCTAGAACGCCTGCAAAAAGGAATGGGAACTCATGTAGTAACCCTGAATGCAGAAATGACTATGCAGGCAGAGCAAAATCCATCCCTAGCTCAAGCAATCAAAAACGCGGAGCTAGTAATTCCAGATGGAGCAGGGGTAGTTCTATTTTTGCAGTGGCTGCGGCGGCAACAAGTGCAACGCACTCCAGGAATTGAACTTGCAGAAACGTTACTGCGAGAAATTGGAAAACAACGAACAGATGCAAAAGTATTTTTCTATGGTGGAGCACCTGGAGTAGCTGCCAAGGCAGCAGAGTATTGGCAGGCTCAAATCCCTAGCTTATTTGTAGCAGGTACTCATTCAGGTTTCCATTCTCAGGTAGAAGTCGAACAATTGCGACAAACTCTTTTCCAAATTCAACCACAAGTGATTTTTGTGGGCTTGGGTGTGCCACGTCAAGAATTATGGATCGCCGAGAACCGTCATTTGTGTCCCCAGGCAATTTGGGTAGGAGTTGGTGGTAGTTTTGATATTTGGTCTGGTACAAAAAATCGTGCTCCAGCTTGGTTGGGAAATAATCATTTGGAATGGTTGTATCGTCTGTATAAAGAGCCTTGGCGCTGGCGGCGGATGTTAGCTTTACCCAAGTTTGCTCTGAAATCTTTAGTTTATGGT